A single genomic interval of Spirosoma taeanense harbors:
- a CDS encoding aldehyde dehydrogenase family protein, with protein sequence MLQSERLQTFVALGDYLRSANAQPELNEIAHRAYLKNNWFTPDNTLNALQAIAQEFLATDKLTAWVNQYRAEPETARTVGVVMAGNIPAVGFHDLLCVLMSGHTLLAKTSSQDFVLIHYLIQKIKDINPAFADRIEEAERLNKAEAFIATGSNNTARYFDYYFAKKPNIIRRNRTSVGILMGEETDEEFLKLGHDISDYYGLGCRNVSTLLVPEGPNGEAYSFTPLLRALEPQASTYLNNHKYQNNYDYNKSIYLINTVPHLDNGYLLLTENSGLVSPISVVYYQTYRTLDDARTWLTAHAGQIQVVASAQSSSGHAWYPDSVAFGQTQRPGLTDYADGVDTMAFLSKL encoded by the coding sequence ATGCTGCAATCAGAACGCCTGCAAACGTTCGTGGCCCTGGGCGATTATCTTCGCTCAGCCAACGCTCAACCTGAATTAAACGAAATTGCCCACCGGGCCTATCTGAAAAATAACTGGTTTACGCCTGACAATACATTAAATGCGCTGCAAGCCATTGCCCAGGAATTTCTGGCAACCGATAAACTAACTGCATGGGTCAATCAGTACCGGGCCGAGCCTGAAACAGCCCGCACCGTCGGTGTCGTAATGGCAGGTAATATCCCGGCAGTTGGCTTCCATGATCTGCTTTGTGTGTTAATGAGCGGCCATACGCTGCTGGCCAAAACAAGCTCTCAGGATTTTGTACTTATCCATTATTTAATACAAAAAATAAAGGACATCAATCCTGCCTTTGCCGATCGGATTGAGGAAGCTGAGCGGCTCAATAAGGCCGAAGCATTCATTGCTACAGGTAGTAACAATACAGCACGCTATTTTGATTATTACTTCGCAAAGAAACCAAACATCATTCGCCGGAACCGCACCTCGGTTGGGATTTTGATGGGCGAAGAGACAGATGAGGAGTTCCTGAAACTGGGGCATGACATCTCCGATTATTACGGATTAGGCTGCCGGAATGTTTCGACTTTGTTGGTTCCCGAGGGACCGAATGGCGAAGCCTATAGTTTTACGCCCCTGCTCCGGGCGCTGGAACCGCAGGCCAGTACATACCTCAATAACCATAAGTATCAGAACAATTACGACTATAACAAGTCGATTTATCTGATTAATACCGTGCCACACCTCGACAACGGTTACCTGCTGCTGACCGAAAACAGCGGTCTCGTCTCTCCGATCTCGGTCGTTTATTATCAGACCTATCGAACGCTGGACGACGCCAGGACCTGGCTCACCGCCCATGCCGGGCAGATTCAGGTTGTGGCCTCGGCACAGTCCAGTTCAGGGCATGCGTGGTACCCTGACAGCGTTGCCTTTGGCCAAACGCAGCGACCCGGCCTCACTGACTACGCCGATGGCGTCGATACGATGGCATTTCTGAGTAAGTTATAG
- a CDS encoding alpha/beta hydrolase yields MAENSPALIGVGHSTVTVRRDDSLYSVPLKRTVHLDVVLPPDYDTSTTRYPVLYLNDGQDLPRLHMRAVLDSLYRERAIKPFVLVAIHAGDRIQEYGTAARADYMHRGSKAGLYTDFVLTELLPYVSKHYRVSTDPAQSVFAGFSLGGLSAFDLVFHHPEHFSRAGVFSGSFWWRSKSTEDGYRDETDRIMHDLVRKGSHHESLRFWFEAGTEDETSDRNNNGIIDAIDDTTDLIDELVRKGYARETAIRYVEVVGGKHNQETWSAVMPDFLTWAFGHP; encoded by the coding sequence ATGGCTGAAAATTCTCCGGCCTTGATTGGCGTCGGCCACTCGACTGTAACGGTCCGGCGCGACGATTCGCTGTATTCCGTTCCACTAAAGCGAACGGTTCATTTAGACGTTGTTCTGCCTCCGGACTACGATACTTCCACCACCCGGTATCCGGTTCTGTATTTGAATGACGGGCAGGATTTGCCCCGCCTGCACATGCGGGCCGTGCTTGACTCCCTCTATCGCGAACGGGCGATTAAACCGTTTGTGCTGGTGGCTATTCACGCTGGCGACCGGATTCAGGAGTATGGCACGGCCGCCCGCGCCGACTATATGCACCGCGGCAGCAAGGCCGGACTCTATACCGATTTTGTCCTGACGGAACTGCTGCCTTACGTCAGCAAACACTACCGCGTCAGTACTGATCCGGCGCAGTCGGTTTTTGCCGGTTTTTCGCTCGGCGGGCTGTCGGCCTTTGATCTGGTCTTTCATCATCCCGAGCACTTCAGCCGGGCAGGCGTCTTCTCCGGCTCGTTCTGGTGGCGCAGCAAAAGTACCGAGGACGGTTACCGCGACGAAACCGACCGGATCATGCACGATCTGGTTCGGAAGGGTTCGCATCATGAGTCGCTTCGGTTCTGGTTCGAAGCCGGCACCGAAGATGAAACCAGTGACCGTAACAATAACGGAATCATTGACGCCATTGACGATACCACCGATCTGATTGACGAGCTGGTTCGGAAAGGCTACGCCCGCGAAACGGCAATCCGGTACGTAGAAGTGGTTGGCGGCAAGCATAACCAGGAAACGTGGAGCGCCGTCATGCCGGACTTCCTGACCTGGGCCTTTGGTCATCCATAA
- a CDS encoding ATP-grasp domain-containing protein has product MSNQRKIGILFGQENTFPQAFVDRVNEKQSEFPAEFVSIDRVEQSVPTDYAVIIDRISQDVPFYKAFLKNAALTGTAVINNPFWWSADEKFFNNALAVQLGVPVPKTILLPSKERPDDTNHNSFRNLQHMNWDAIFNHIGFPAFMKPHAGGGWKSVYKVDNPEQMFRAYDETGQLVMLYQEAIDFQDYFRCYCIGGKDVRIMPYEPRNPHHLRYAAEMKTTGDAGRKLMETMTDYILKLNQGLGYDFNTVEFAVRDGIPIAIDFCNPAPDADIHSVGQANFEWVVEAAANMAIERARKAQTGKDNLTWGTFVRGSITGQGQVQAPAKASKVEKDAKVSKEEPKAEKEAKPTKAVKAGTTRKEAAPANEGKAKKAKK; this is encoded by the coding sequence ATGAGCAATCAACGTAAGATAGGTATTCTTTTTGGACAGGAAAATACATTCCCGCAGGCGTTTGTCGATCGCGTTAATGAAAAGCAGAGCGAGTTCCCGGCCGAGTTCGTGAGCATCGATCGGGTCGAGCAGAGTGTTCCGACGGACTATGCCGTCATTATCGACCGGATTTCGCAGGACGTTCCGTTCTACAAAGCCTTTCTCAAGAACGCAGCCCTGACGGGTACGGCCGTGATCAACAACCCATTCTGGTGGAGCGCCGACGAGAAGTTTTTCAACAACGCGCTGGCCGTGCAGCTGGGCGTGCCGGTTCCTAAAACCATTCTGCTGCCCTCCAAAGAACGTCCAGACGACACCAACCACAACTCCTTCCGCAATCTGCAGCATATGAACTGGGACGCCATTTTCAACCACATCGGCTTTCCGGCATTCATGAAACCCCATGCCGGGGGCGGCTGGAAAAGCGTCTATAAAGTCGACAATCCCGAACAGATGTTCCGGGCGTATGATGAGACGGGGCAGCTTGTCATGCTTTATCAGGAAGCCATAGATTTTCAGGATTACTTCCGGTGCTACTGCATCGGCGGCAAGGACGTACGGATCATGCCCTACGAGCCCCGCAACCCGCATCACCTGCGCTATGCCGCCGAGATGAAAACTACCGGCGACGCCGGCAGGAAGCTGATGGAAACCATGACCGATTATATCCTGAAACTCAATCAGGGGCTCGGTTATGACTTTAACACAGTGGAGTTTGCCGTGCGCGATGGCATTCCGATTGCCATTGACTTCTGCAACCCCGCTCCCGATGCCGACATTCATTCGGTAGGTCAGGCGAATTTTGAGTGGGTTGTGGAGGCAGCTGCCAATATGGCTATCGAGCGGGCCAGAAAGGCACAAACGGGCAAAGACAACCTGACTTGGGGAACGTTTGTACGCGGCTCAATAACGGGTCAGGGTCAAGTCCAGGCTCCGGCAAAAGCATCGAAAGTCGAGAAAGACGCGAAGGTTAGCAAAGAAGAGCCCAAGGCTGAAAAGGAGGCAAAACCCACGAAGGCCGTAAAAGCGGGGACTACCAGGAAAGAAGCGGCCCCCGCCAACGAGGGGAAAGCTAAGAAAGCCAAGAAATAA
- a CDS encoding TldD/PmbA family protein, producing the protein MNRRDFNQLLGMGAAGLMLPSLPAFSRTVAPEVLLEPGLDVAIKKRLADAALNTAKSLGATYADVRIGRYLNQFVLTRENKVQGIINSESYGVGVRVIANGCWGFAAVGDARDESVVAKAAGKAVAIAKANARLLTEPVQLAPQKGYGEVSWKAPIKRNAFEVPIKEKVDLLLSCNAAAMQNGANFVNNVLFQVNEQKYFASTDGTYADQDIHRIGPSFTVTAVDPQNGRFATRNSLSAPMGMGYDYLQVNPGDKVTGVTTRYNKGYDMLEDITAAAKQAKEKLSAKSVEAGKYDLVLDPSHLWLTIHESVGHPLELDRVLGYEANYAGTSFATLDKWKSKNFNYGSKQVNLVADKTQVGSLGAVGWDDEGVKTKQWDLVKDGVLVNYQAIRDQVHIIGENESQGCCYADNWSSVQFQRMANVSLAAGKAPLSVQDMIKDVKKGIYIIGDGSFSIDQQRYNFQFGGQLFYEIKDGQIVGMLKDVAYQANTLEFWNSCVAVCDERDYRLGGAFNDGKGQPPQSSAVSHGSATARFNGVNVINTARKI; encoded by the coding sequence ATGAACCGCCGAGATTTTAATCAACTTTTAGGCATGGGAGCCGCCGGGCTGATGCTCCCCTCCCTGCCTGCGTTTTCCCGTACTGTTGCGCCGGAAGTGCTACTCGAACCCGGCCTTGACGTCGCTATCAAGAAACGGCTGGCCGACGCAGCTCTGAACACGGCGAAAAGCCTCGGGGCGACCTACGCCGATGTGCGCATTGGCCGCTACCTGAACCAGTTTGTGCTTACCCGCGAAAACAAGGTGCAGGGAATCATCAACTCCGAATCTTACGGCGTTGGCGTCCGCGTAATTGCGAACGGTTGCTGGGGTTTTGCCGCTGTGGGTGATGCCCGCGATGAGTCCGTTGTGGCGAAAGCTGCCGGGAAAGCTGTAGCGATTGCCAAAGCCAATGCCCGGCTGTTAACCGAACCGGTGCAACTGGCTCCGCAGAAGGGTTACGGCGAGGTGAGCTGGAAAGCGCCCATCAAGCGCAATGCCTTTGAAGTGCCCATTAAAGAAAAGGTAGATTTGCTGCTATCGTGCAACGCTGCGGCCATGCAGAACGGTGCCAACTTCGTGAACAACGTCCTGTTTCAGGTGAACGAACAGAAATACTTTGCTTCTACGGATGGGACCTATGCCGATCAGGATATTCACCGCATTGGACCGAGCTTTACGGTAACGGCTGTTGATCCGCAGAACGGGCGATTTGCTACCCGCAACTCGCTGAGCGCGCCCATGGGCATGGGCTACGATTATTTGCAGGTCAATCCAGGCGATAAAGTTACCGGCGTAACGACCCGCTACAACAAAGGGTACGATATGCTGGAAGATATTACCGCTGCGGCCAAACAGGCTAAAGAAAAACTGTCGGCCAAGTCGGTCGAAGCGGGTAAATACGATCTGGTGCTGGACCCGTCGCACCTGTGGCTGACCATCCACGAATCCGTCGGGCACCCGCTGGAACTCGACCGTGTGCTGGGCTACGAAGCCAACTACGCCGGTACGTCGTTCGCTACCCTCGATAAGTGGAAGTCGAAAAACTTCAACTACGGCAGCAAACAGGTAAATTTAGTAGCCGACAAAACGCAGGTTGGTTCGCTTGGGGCCGTTGGCTGGGACGATGAAGGCGTTAAGACGAAGCAGTGGGACTTGGTGAAAGACGGGGTTCTGGTCAACTACCAGGCCATTCGCGACCAGGTTCACATCATCGGCGAAAATGAATCGCAGGGTTGCTGCTACGCGGACAACTGGAGCTCCGTGCAGTTCCAGCGGATGGCTAATGTATCGCTGGCGGCCGGCAAAGCGCCCCTGTCGGTACAGGATATGATCAAGGATGTCAAGAAAGGCATCTATATCATTGGCGACGGTTCGTTCTCCATCGACCAGCAGCGCTACAACTTCCAGTTTGGCGGACAACTCTTCTACGAAATCAAGGACGGCCAGATCGTTGGCATGTTGAAAGATGTAGCCTATCAGGCCAATACCCTCGAATTCTGGAACTCCTGTGTGGCCGTTTGCGACGAGCGTGACTATCGTCTGGGTGGTGCCTTCAATGATGGCAAAGGTCAGCCACCCCAGTCGAGCGCAGTGTCGCACGGCAGTGCCACGGCCCGCTTCAATGGCGTCAACGTAATCAATACGGCCCGGAAGATTTAA
- a CDS encoding TldD/PmbA family protein, with the protein MKRRDFIQLSGLGIGALMGASIPVMGNAVPLEHLLEPGIDVATKKRLADIALNAAKSKGATYTDVRLGRYLQQYLFTRETKVQNVVNAESYGIGIRVIANGTWGFAATSNVTPEAIAKCAETAVAIAKSNAKLQKEPVQLAPQKGVGEVSWKTPIKKNAFEIPIQQKVDLLMNVNGAALKTGAAFVTSNLFFINEQKYFASTDGSYIDQDIHRVWPTFTVSAIDRTTGKFKTRDALSSPMGMGYEYLDGLASEKIAAPNGLVGYRNSYNMVEDATLAAKQVKEKITAKTVQPGKYDLVLDPNHLGLTIHESVGHPLELDRVLGYEANYAGTSFATLDKWKTKSFNYGSKLVNIVADKIQPNTLGKVGYDDEGVPSKEWDLIKDGVLVNYQAIRDQVAILGENESNGCCYADHWSSVQFQRMPNVSLKAGTEKRSVSDMIKGVDKGIYIIGRGSYSIDQQRYNFQFGGQLFYEIKNGEIIGMLDDVAYQSNTQEFWNSCAQLCDKDDYRTFGSFFDGKGQPSQVSAVSHGSATTRFNGVNVINTGRKI; encoded by the coding sequence ATGAAGAGACGTGATTTTATTCAGTTGTCTGGCTTAGGCATTGGTGCGCTCATGGGCGCGTCAATACCGGTTATGGGCAACGCAGTCCCGTTGGAACACCTGCTCGAGCCGGGCATCGACGTCGCCACAAAAAAACGGCTGGCCGATATTGCCCTGAACGCAGCTAAAAGCAAAGGCGCTACATACACCGACGTTCGCCTTGGCCGTTATTTGCAACAGTACCTGTTTACCCGCGAAACAAAAGTTCAGAATGTGGTCAACGCCGAGTCCTACGGCATCGGTATCCGGGTTATTGCCAACGGAACCTGGGGTTTTGCCGCCACAAGCAACGTAACGCCCGAGGCCATTGCCAAATGCGCCGAAACCGCCGTGGCGATTGCCAAATCCAATGCCAAACTGCAGAAGGAACCCGTGCAGCTGGCACCACAAAAAGGGGTTGGCGAAGTAAGCTGGAAAACGCCTATCAAAAAGAACGCGTTCGAGATTCCAATTCAGCAGAAAGTTGACCTGCTGATGAACGTAAACGGCGCGGCCCTGAAAACCGGCGCGGCCTTCGTTACGTCCAACCTGTTCTTCATCAACGAGCAGAAGTACTTTGCCTCAACCGACGGGTCGTATATCGATCAGGATATTCATCGGGTCTGGCCGACGTTTACCGTATCGGCCATTGACCGGACAACGGGCAAGTTCAAAACCCGCGACGCGCTTAGCTCGCCGATGGGCATGGGCTATGAGTATCTGGACGGCCTGGCCTCCGAAAAAATTGCGGCCCCAAACGGTCTGGTCGGTTATCGCAATTCCTACAACATGGTCGAAGATGCGACGCTGGCCGCCAAACAGGTAAAAGAGAAGATTACGGCCAAAACCGTGCAGCCCGGCAAGTACGACCTGGTACTGGACCCCAACCACCTCGGCCTTACCATCCACGAATCCGTCGGGCACCCGCTCGAACTCGACCGCGTGCTGGGCTATGAAGCCAACTACGCCGGAACCTCCTTTGCCACCCTCGATAAGTGGAAAACCAAGTCATTCAACTACGGCAGCAAACTCGTCAATATTGTGGCCGATAAAATCCAGCCTAATACGCTGGGCAAAGTCGGGTACGACGACGAGGGCGTGCCGAGCAAAGAATGGGACCTTATTAAAGACGGGGTTCTGGTTAACTACCAGGCTATCCGCGATCAGGTGGCTATTCTAGGCGAGAACGAATCCAACGGCTGCTGCTACGCCGACCACTGGAGTTCCGTGCAGTTCCAGCGAATGCCAAACGTATCGCTCAAGGCAGGTACCGAAAAACGCTCGGTGTCCGACATGATCAAAGGGGTCGATAAAGGCATCTACATCATTGGCCGGGGGTCGTATTCCATCGATCAGCAGCGCTATAACTTCCAGTTTGGCGGACAGTTGTTTTACGAAATCAAGAACGGCGAGATCATCGGCATGCTCGACGACGTAGCCTATCAATCAAACACCCAGGAATTCTGGAACTCCTGCGCGCAGCTCTGCGACAAAGACGATTACCGCACCTTCGGCTCGTTCTTTGATGGCAAGGGCCAGCCCTCGCAGGTCAGCGCGGTGTCGCACGGCAGTGCTACCACGCGCTTCAATGGCGTGAATGTAATCAATACCGGACGTAAAATCTGA
- a CDS encoding AAA family ATPase gives METQELTHYKTLVARLPKLRQEIGKVIIGQQEAISEVLISLLAGGHCLLEGVPGLAKTLMVKTMADALAMRFKRIQFTPDLMPGDIVGTEILEDDHETGHKVFVFNQGPIFANVVLADEINRTPPKTQAAMLEAMQEYKVTYGGNDYALPRPFLIIATQNPIEQAGTYPLPEAQLDRFLLYIKLSYPSEHEELEVLRSTTGTARPELQTVLSDQDIIDLQSLTRQVHISDELIGYINRLVRATRPADSPVAFVKQWGEWGAGPRAGQALVLCAKARAVLNERFSVIPEDIKTLAYPVLRHRIALNFRAEAETITTDKVITELLAAVR, from the coding sequence TTGGAAACCCAGGAATTAACACATTACAAAACGCTGGTAGCCCGGCTACCGAAACTACGACAGGAAATAGGCAAGGTCATTATCGGGCAGCAGGAAGCCATCAGCGAGGTGTTGATTTCGCTCCTGGCGGGTGGCCATTGCCTGCTCGAAGGCGTACCGGGGCTGGCCAAAACGCTCATGGTCAAGACGATGGCCGACGCGCTGGCCATGCGCTTTAAACGCATTCAGTTTACGCCCGACTTGATGCCCGGCGATATTGTCGGCACCGAGATTCTGGAAGACGACCACGAAACGGGGCATAAAGTGTTCGTTTTCAACCAGGGACCCATTTTTGCCAACGTTGTGCTGGCCGACGAAATCAACCGCACTCCGCCCAAAACCCAGGCGGCTATGCTTGAGGCCATGCAGGAATACAAGGTTACGTATGGCGGCAATGACTACGCCCTGCCCCGCCCGTTCCTGATCATCGCAACACAGAACCCCATCGAGCAGGCCGGTACGTACCCGCTGCCCGAAGCCCAGCTGGACCGGTTTCTGCTGTACATCAAGCTTAGCTATCCCTCTGAACACGAAGAGCTTGAAGTCCTCCGCAGCACCACGGGTACCGCGCGGCCCGAACTGCAAACGGTTCTTTCGGATCAGGATATCATCGACCTGCAAAGTCTGACCCGGCAGGTTCACATCAGCGACGAGCTAATCGGTTACATTAACCGACTCGTTCGGGCCACGCGCCCGGCCGACAGTCCGGTGGCTTTCGTGAAACAGTGGGGCGAATGGGGCGCCGGTCCCCGCGCCGGTCAGGCGCTGGTGCTCTGTGCCAAAGCCCGCGCGGTGCTGAACGAGCGGTTTTCAGTTATTCCGGAGGACATCAAAACGCTGGCGTATCCGGTTCTTCGTCACCGTATTGCCCTCAACTTCCGGGCAGAGGCCGAAACTATTACCACCGACAAGGTCATTACCGAACTGCTGGCGGCCGTCCGCTAA
- a CDS encoding TldD/PmbA family protein, translated as MLTKEEAKRIIDKVLAYSKADETSINLSGGRTGNIRYARNSVSTSGESDNQSLSVTAVFGKRSGTSTVNEFDDTSLEKAVRRAEEIARLAPENPEYMPLLGPQTYLPTNTYSAKTAAMDPAFRANAAFDSINPCRQKNLTAAGYMEDNSGFTAIGNSKGLFGYNQNTDVNFSITVRTADGLGSGYATRDVTDVSKLNTHDVTEIAMQKAMASVNARALEPGKYTVILEPAALVSNTDASLLAAMVRAMDARNADEGRSFLSKKGGGTRLGEKLVDERVTIYSDPTNPEIPTSGFSGDGRPQEKVVWIDKGVVKNMPYSRYWAEKKGVKAIPAPSSFIMEGGTQSIADMIKSTEKGILVTRFWYIRPVDPQTLLYTGLTRDGTFYIENGQIKFPVKNFRFNESPIIMLNNLEALGRPVRIGGNLVPPLKIRDFTFTSLSDAV; from the coding sequence ATGCTAACCAAAGAAGAAGCCAAACGAATTATCGATAAAGTTCTGGCGTACTCAAAAGCCGACGAGACAAGTATCAATCTGTCGGGTGGCCGCACCGGCAACATCCGGTACGCCCGCAACTCGGTTTCCACCAGTGGGGAATCCGACAACCAGTCGCTGTCCGTAACGGCGGTATTCGGCAAACGCTCCGGCACGTCGACCGTCAATGAGTTCGACGATACGTCGCTCGAAAAAGCCGTTCGTCGGGCCGAGGAGATCGCCCGGCTGGCTCCAGAGAACCCGGAATATATGCCCTTGCTGGGACCGCAGACGTATCTGCCAACCAATACCTATTCGGCTAAAACGGCCGCGATGGATCCAGCCTTTCGCGCCAATGCCGCGTTCGACAGCATCAATCCCTGTCGGCAGAAGAACCTGACGGCCGCCGGTTATATGGAAGATAACTCGGGCTTTACGGCGATTGGCAACAGCAAAGGTCTGTTCGGCTACAACCAGAATACCGACGTTAATTTTTCCATCACCGTTCGGACCGCCGATGGCCTGGGATCGGGATACGCCACCCGCGACGTCACCGACGTATCGAAACTAAACACCCACGACGTAACGGAGATTGCCATGCAGAAGGCAATGGCCTCAGTCAACGCACGGGCACTCGAACCGGGCAAGTACACGGTCATTCTCGAACCGGCCGCGCTGGTGTCCAACACGGATGCATCGCTGCTGGCGGCTATGGTACGCGCTATGGACGCCCGTAATGCCGACGAAGGCCGCAGCTTCCTGAGCAAGAAAGGCGGAGGAACCCGCCTGGGAGAGAAACTGGTTGATGAGCGGGTAACCATCTATTCGGACCCGACGAACCCCGAAATCCCCACGAGTGGCTTCAGTGGCGACGGCCGGCCGCAGGAAAAGGTCGTCTGGATCGACAAAGGCGTGGTCAAGAATATGCCTTACTCGCGCTACTGGGCCGAGAAAAAAGGCGTTAAGGCGATTCCGGCCCCGAGCAGCTTCATCATGGAAGGCGGTACGCAGTCAATTGCCGATATGATCAAGAGTACGGAAAAAGGGATTCTGGTGACGCGTTTCTGGTATATCCGCCCGGTTGATCCGCAAACGCTCCTCTACACGGGACTGACCCGCGACGGGACGTTCTATATCGAGAACGGGCAGATCAAGTTTCCGGTCAAGAACTTTCGCTTCAACGAGAGCCCCATCATCATGCTCAACAACCTGGAAGCGTTGGGCCGACCGGTTCGTATAGGGGGCAATCTGGTCCCCCCGCTCAAGATTCGGGACTTTACGTTTACGAGCCTGTCGGACGCTGTTTAA
- a CDS encoding DUF4159 domain-containing protein yields the protein MKPFVFTRIQYTSGDWDTDQRMPSNLLHSLVEYTTIPVDQKERVVQLSSPDLFKSPFCYLSGHKLVEFSTQERDHFRRYVQNGGFVFVDDCNHDIDGLFAKSFEQEMARTFGPKALQKIPNNHPIYTCFFKFEEGPPTTSFELNGWGDDLVHDYLKAIRVNGRIGVLYSNKDYGCEWDYDFRNKRFLAEDNTKFGVNIVTYALTA from the coding sequence TTGAAACCATTTGTTTTCACCCGCATTCAGTACACCTCCGGCGACTGGGACACCGACCAGCGGATGCCGTCCAATCTGCTGCATTCGCTGGTGGAATACACAACAATTCCGGTCGATCAGAAAGAGCGCGTGGTGCAGCTGAGCAGCCCGGATCTGTTCAAAAGTCCGTTCTGTTACCTCAGCGGGCACAAACTGGTTGAGTTTTCGACCCAGGAGCGGGATCACTTCAGGCGTTACGTACAGAACGGCGGATTTGTGTTCGTGGATGACTGCAACCACGACATTGACGGGCTGTTCGCTAAATCGTTCGAACAGGAAATGGCCCGTACGTTTGGGCCGAAAGCCTTGCAGAAAATCCCGAATAACCACCCGATTTATACGTGCTTTTTCAAGTTTGAGGAAGGGCCACCCACCACCTCGTTCGAGCTGAACGGCTGGGGCGATGACCTGGTCCACGATTATCTCAAAGCGATACGGGTCAACGGCCGCATTGGGGTTTTATACAGCAACAAAGATTACGGCTGCGAGTGGGATTACGACTTTCGCAACAAACGCTTTCTGGCCGAGGACAATACAAAGTTCGGCGTCAACATTGTTACGTATGCTCTGACGGCATAG
- a CDS encoding esterase family protein, producing MQEDYRRWYSHHLGRDIEMLVYGNWGYPVVLFPTSMGRYYQYKDFSMIETVRWFVETGKVKLYCIDSIDRDSWYAKHLHPGTRIWNHVLYDRFLHEELVPGIQRECNVQKIGVAGASFGGYYALNFAFRHPEQVGHLLTMGAAFNIRSFLGGYYDENVYFNNPPDFMPNAHNDDFYRMNIVLGTSEYDFCKGSNYQMSEILNRKGIRHRLDVMPWGDHDWPVWKQQFPTYLSMI from the coding sequence TTGCAGGAAGACTATCGCAGGTGGTACTCACACCACCTCGGCCGCGACATTGAAATGCTGGTTTATGGCAACTGGGGCTACCCGGTCGTTCTGTTTCCAACGTCAATGGGCCGTTACTATCAGTATAAAGATTTCAGCATGATCGAGACCGTCCGCTGGTTTGTCGAGACGGGTAAGGTCAAACTGTATTGCATTGACAGCATTGATCGTGATAGCTGGTACGCCAAACACCTGCACCCCGGCACCCGTATCTGGAATCATGTCCTGTATGATCGGTTTCTGCACGAAGAACTGGTGCCCGGCATTCAGCGCGAGTGCAACGTACAGAAGATTGGCGTGGCGGGCGCGTCCTTCGGCGGCTATTATGCGCTCAACTTCGCCTTTCGGCATCCCGAACAGGTGGGGCATCTGCTGACTATGGGCGCAGCCTTCAACATCCGGTCGTTTCTGGGGGGATATTACGACGAGAACGTTTATTTCAATAACCCGCCCGACTTCATGCCGAATGCGCACAATGACGATTTCTACCGCATGAATATTGTGCTGGGCACTTCGGAATACGATTTCTGCAAAGGCAGTAACTACCAGATGTCGGAGATTCTGAACCGCAAGGGCATTCGGCACCGGCTCGACGTAATGCCCTGGGGCGATCATGACTGGCCGGTCTGGAAACAGCAGTTTCCGACGTATCTGAGTATGATCTGA
- a CDS encoding glycoside hydrolase family 16 protein, translating to MQMKLSLFTSLGLAILLACKADPISLVTQTPVSVTSPVSSTAAPASRKLVWADEFDRNGLPDSTRWGYEVGGSGWGNNELQFYTNRRPDNARVENGKLIIEARKEAYQGKNYTSARLLTRNKATWMYGRVEAMAKLPAGRGTWPAVWMLGKNVSSAGWPKGGEIDIMEHVGYDEGAVHGTIHTEAYNHVKGTQKGQTILVKDATSAFHLYAIEWTPDQIDFFVDDTKYYTVQRSVLGSSEAQWPFAQPFYLILNLAVGGNWGGQKGVDETIWPRRMEVDYVRVYQ from the coding sequence ATGCAAATGAAACTTTCTCTGTTTACGTCGCTGGGCCTGGCGATTTTGCTGGCCTGCAAAGCAGATCCGATCTCGCTGGTTACCCAGACCCCCGTAAGCGTTACGTCTCCGGTCAGTTCGACAGCCGCGCCAGCCAGCCGCAAGCTCGTCTGGGCCGATGAATTTGACAGAAACGGTCTGCCCGATTCAACCAGGTGGGGCTATGAAGTGGGCGGCAGCGGCTGGGGCAATAACGAGTTGCAGTTTTACACCAACCGTCGGCCCGATAATGCCCGGGTTGAAAACGGCAAACTCATCATTGAAGCCCGTAAAGAAGCCTATCAGGGTAAGAACTATACGTCGGCCCGGCTCCTGACCCGTAACAAAGCTACCTGGATGTATGGCCGCGTTGAGGCCATGGCCAAGCTACCCGCCGGGCGCGGTACCTGGCCGGCCGTCTGGATGCTGGGGAAGAACGTTTCGAGTGCTGGCTGGCCTAAAGGTGGCGAAATTGACATCATGGAACACGTTGGCTACGATGAGGGCGCTGTGCACGGAACCATCCATACGGAGGCTTACAACCACGTGAAGGGAACGCAGAAAGGCCAGACCATCCTGGTTAAGGACGCAACGAGCGCCTTTCATCTTTACGCGATCGAGTGGACGCCCGACCAGATCGATTTTTTTGTGGATGATACCAAATACTATACGGTACAACGATCGGTGCTGGGCAGTTCAGAAGCGCAGTGGCCGTTTGCGCAGCCGTTCTACCTGATACTGAACCTGGCCGTCGGCGGAAACTGGGGTGGACAGAAAGGCGTGGACGAAACCATCTGGCCACGCCGGATGGAGGTGGATTACGTTCGGGTGTACCAGTAG